The Solanum pennellii chromosome 4, SPENNV200 genomic interval TCTCCTTATCCAACAGATGAGAAGGTCACAGTGTGCTCTGGCATTGAGACATACTTAGAAATAGAGACCAGATCTGTGTCCTAAACGGATGATTGTTGGTTTCCTTCTTCTCCTTGCAAAAAACATGCAACAGTgaatctttcaactcttttcttcttccatgcATATCCGGGCCTATACTATCAAATCCATGTTTTATTGACATAGCTGACTTACTACTATCACCTTACAGCTCTGGAAAACTTCCTGTACCAGCTGTGGTCATTCTCTGAGGAGAAGATTcgttagtttttttaaaaaactggTAATTGTATTCTTCAGCATTAAGGACATGCTGGGGACCTCCAAAAAGTTGTTAACAAGATAAGGAGAGAAAGAGACTaactttacaccaaaaataaaagaagacaaTAGATTTCTCTTTCACTTTCTGAATGGAATTTGTTTTATTCCCATAACATCTTCCATTTCTCTCCCTTCCATATTGTCCACCAAATGCACGCTGGGGTCATTCTCCACCATTTCTTCTGGCTCTTACTTCCTCCTCTCCTAATCCAACAGCTCAGTGGGTCAGCAGTGTGTTCTGGCATAGTCCAGCTGTTGTCTGTGAGTTTCAAAAACATAGACCAAAGCTGGGAAGTGACTTTGCAATGCAAGAATAGGTTGATTGTTGGTCTCATCTGTCTCATTGCAGAGAAAACCTCTGGATACTATTGTTGTCCCTTCTTCTTCAACACTTCTTGCATGAGGCATGCTCTCTTGGCCACCAACCATACAAAACACTTCACCTAGGTTGATGCCTGACTTGTCCAAATCTGTCTCCATCTTGCCAATCTGATTTCTTGAAGAGATCCCACTTCCTTCCTGTAAAGCTTGATCACAGAAAAACTTCTATCCTCAGTGTGTTTCCAGTTCATTATATCATTTCTTGTGGACAGGCATGGTATAAAGTTATGAGGAGGAGATGTTCCATCCAATCACAACCTCCAGAAAAGAGCCCAATCCGGATATGTTATAAGATACTCTCCCTCAATGCAACATACCTAACCACAATCTGTCCAAAATTTTACATTCCATTCACAGCTTTATCTAAGATATTTTTGAACACCTCCAGCTGCCTTATGATTTTATCCAGAAACTCAAACTGTGTGAGGTTGGAACTGTTTTCAAGCACCACCGCCGCCAACCTACCTCCCTACTTACACCAAGTGTAGTCCATTTCCTGCCACTTACTCATCAACCAGTATTGTGCTTTGAAAGGTTTTTGACACCAAACCCTCCTTTATTCATTGGCTTAATCAACTATTCTCATTAAATAAGATGGTATTTGATGATATTTCTTCTCTCACAATTATCCTCAGACATTACCCAACCCATCATGACATAGCCTTGTCACGATTTCTATACCTGTTTGGCCAAGTGAAATTCCATTTTTTCGGAATCCAGAGCATGATTTCCACCAGAAGTTTGACTCTTATAATACCAGTATTGAGTAACTTTATTCGCCCATTAGTGCCTTGATAGTTACTGATAAAGGCTTCTTCCAGATCCCATGCATATCCCATCCACCATCAAATATCGACCTCTTGTTTCATCATTAATTTGGAAGAAACATGTATGAATGTTAATCACAATTTCCTCATTCATCTTCATTCTTCTATGTGTCCAAACTGGCCattcaaatcaaatttttgACTATGCCCTTCATGCGATTTGGCAAAATCACCTGAAACTTCACAGGTTGATTATTCCACTGTCTGTACAAGCTTTTCCTCAATCCAATCAAtttaaaccatgaaaattcTATTTGATTGTGTGTAACGATTTCGAAAGATTTCTTGCCTCGAGGGAAAAGAATCTTCCCCTCTCGAGATTTCCCCATCTTCATGCAGCTCTTTTCTCATTAAACAGAATATGATCACACATGAGTCACCTTAGACAAGCTTATAATGCTGCGTGAATGAAACTTATGTTGGCACTAAAGGACCAGAAACGATGCTGCAGAATCACTAAATTGCCGCAGATAGAGGAAGACTTGTCCAGCTCTTTTCTTGTCAGTATTACAGAGCAAATGTTTTTTCCCCTGTTGGACTATGGCTATTAATAAATACCACCCCTGCTAAATTTTCAGCAAGTCATCTTCCATTTCGAGAAAACTATTGAAGTCCTTCAACCAGAAGTTCGCATCTTGCTTTTCTGAGTCTCCCAATTATTTCATAAGTTTCATTCCATAAACAAGAGGTTGAGACTAATACCTTGAACGTTGAGAGGTTAGCTGAAATTCTGTTAAGGGCCTGATTATTTTCTTCCAATAGACGCCTCGTTCCAAGTAATGCTGCTAAGCAACACAAAAACCAGTTAGACAATTGGAGGCAAAGCTGCATGAAACCACTCAAGATACAAAATCAAAAACACATAGGAACTTCACAATAGCATTAGCAGAAGAATAAGACTGATCAGTAATTTCAGCAGGAGTTTTACCAGATTATGCTAAATGACATATTTCAGTGTTTGCATGCATAAATTGGTCAAACAACATATATTGGTAACATGGGGAGAACCTCAAGGCATTGCACCACTCAACTCTTGAGGTGCTTATGTACATAAATTATCGAATGCTCTAGATTATTCTGCATATTCCTGTCAATTAGAACATTTTGACAGTTGTATACTTGCATTCGGAACAGGTAAAAGATTACACTCCCTGCCTCTATTTATCCATACAAATCCTGTTTCCCTAAATTAGGTTGCAAGAAAGTTGTACAACCCACACAAACAGTTTAAATATGGTCAACTTGTAACATCCCAAATCTTCTTACTTTAAACTTCCCTTTCCCATTCAAACAAAAACATGCAACACAACCTTTTTCTATCTACTTCACTTTAACAGGATAGTGGTTTCCAAACTAAACATTGCAAATTGTGCAAGAAGAAGATAAATCATGAATTGTTATTAAGATTTAAGAGTGAATATATTGTCGTTAGATTTTATAACAGGAGAGAGAAGaagattaaaaaatgatatttataaattttttcactATAGCAGATTACTGTTCATCTGATACTAGAATGAATAACACACACACTTTCAACCAGAAACATTTTTTAGTTGCATCAGGTATTATTAGGTAAGCAATAATCCGTTATAAGATAACTGAAGTAACATCATTTAAGTCAACTTCAGGAAACAGCTATTTATTTTGAGAGATCATAGAACAACTTTGTTTTCTGGCAAAAGGAAAATGGAGAAGAATATCTTCCTATTGATAGACAGGTGAAACTGACCTCCTGATGGCAAAACATCACCATGGCCATGATGATTCATGGAGAGAGAATATGGAGCCAAGCTCATCAGTGAAGCAGACACACTACTCATTGAGGACATTTCTGCTAATTTATCCTGAAGACGCATGAAAAATGtaatgtttttctttctttatgataaaatatgCATAAAGAAAGATGCATGTAGATAGAAACATACCAACAGACATACACACAGAGATGATTAGTGATTAACGTCATGAGTCATGACATACTGAAACTATGGCAGAACATATGAACTTCCGTAAAAGTAATTCCACTAATTTAGTTCCTAAAAGTAgaatttattagttcattagtgATCTGAAATGTGACCATTCAGAAATTTTCCTGCAGCAGAGGCAAAACTAATTGGCACATTCTACTAGATATGCAGACAATCATATCGCTCCTTCCCATAAATATCAAAAAGGTGATGCCTCAGGAAAGAGAAGAAATGACAATCCACTCGCCCCTACCCCCACACCCATCAGCACCAGTATAGTTTCTACACTGTAACAGCAGGAAGGTATAATATCAAAGTCCCAAAAGATCCAGCAAGACAGGTAAgaacttttttttgaaaaaaaaatctaaaataaataaaatcagatAAGTTTAACCATTTGAAACCTCGATTCAAGAATTGAAATTTTTGGATAGTAATAAGCCAGATCGAGAGAACTTTCTATAGTCCAGCAACAGTAGTATGATTATAATACTTAAGAAGTTCTTTTTGGTTAAATGATTAAGTTCTCTAACATTGAATCACACTCTACAAATACAGGGAGGAGGTCATTTCTTGTTCAAAATTGATTGAAGTACGTGTTGTCAATAGCCATTGATTTCAGGTAATAAAGATTGCACCCTCTTCCTCTTTATTAAGAAGTTAGTTACCTTTCAAGAAAGAGAGCTAAATACTTAATAGTTGGGTGTGAGCGAGTAACTATACTGACTCAACAGTTAGATAAAATACCTCGACAAGGATATTTAACATATGATAAGACACCTATCAAGTGGATTTCATTTTAGACAGAATTTATTCATTAACAGCCAGCACCAAGTAGGCGATGAAAATTTACAGTTGCAAAAACTCACTGAAATTAATCTAAAAAGGGGCTGTTAAACCTATAAGACTATTTAACATCAGCTTTTAACAAGTTACACCAAAAGGCCAAATGAGTACAGGCATTTGTATTTATGTTTATAACTCTCTTTTCTCTCCTTccaaatcacccaaaaaaagtgCAAGCTAGTATGTAACAATACATGCTCCTACTTTGTTTTCACAGCTCTTTTCCTGTATAGATTTAAGAAAGCCTCCTTCAGTCCTAGGCACCCAACATCACTCATCTTTTTAAACTAACAGCCCATCAACGTTCAGAAACAAACTCCATAGCAACAACCTGTGTAGCAACAGATGGCATGTACCTTCACCATAAATCACACTAGCACCTACTACACATTAAAAGCTTATCTTCTACAGAGTCGATTGTCAAACAAGCATCAAATGTGACAATCCAACAAAACCCAACCACCTTACGATGTGCTTTATTCCTCCAGATAATCATCCAAATTAATTGAGGAGATGTTTGATGAAGTGATAACCTTATACCCAGACTCTGTACTTCAATGAACTTCCCATCCTTTTGGTGTACTTTCCACCTCAGTCTCTGGTAGAACATTTGCGCCTTCCAGTTTCCAGGAAGCTGGACCATCTTCTCAACTTCCTGATCCTCACAATTCCATCTGAAAGTCATCTCCTAGCATGATCTGTTTTGTACTATGCAATGCTAGCACTAGTTTTCCCGGTAAAACTGAACAGTTGTGGAAATTTAACTTTAAGGCGAATATGTCCTATCCATAATTCCATATATCATACCAGAACTTTAGTTGAAACAATTCCTCTTCCTCCCGCGGTGTCCTCACATTCTTCCATAATATAACTCCATGTGAATATTACTGGTTACTGCACCAAGGATCAGCTTTACATATTTAACTGGGATCACCTGTTCCTAAAGATCATTGGAACCTGGCAATATCTTCACAACCAGTAATACAATTGATGTTGCTTCGGAATATCAAACTCTTATCCATAACTCCCCTCCTTTATCTTAGTTACTTTGTTCCATTTCGCTACATTGAAAGCCTTATCCTCTATCTTCTTCGCATAAAAGTTCCCTCCTTATACTATCAAACCTTCTCTTTGCTTAGCCACCAAAGATGTCAAATTTAGGTAGATAGGCTAGTACTTGGTCAAGAATAGTAAAATCACATTTGAAAGCATGCACATTTCTTTAAACTACCATGACTAAAGAAGTTTCAAACATCAAAGTTACAGTTAACAGTTTCTAGAAACTCCCAGATTCAGAAATTGGACAAATAAATAACTCACTGTGTCTTCTGATCAGTCTAGACTTTGAGGAATCAGATTAGCATATCAAAGTAATTTGAATACCATACAAGATAAAGGGAACGTAAGAAAAGGATAAAAGGAAGTAAAGTACATGATGGCAAACCTTCCTATCTTTCACTTTCTTCCCCAAACTATAGTCTTCAGGTTTCCTTCGCTTTCTCTGACAAACAATAAATAAAGATGTAAGCAAGCCTTCTCACCAAGCATCAGCTATGACAAGAAATGCTTCAGACTAATGAAAGGAGTCATCAGAAATAGCTTCTGAAAATGAGATGAAGGATAGAGATAGGTACAGTCAAGTGATTAGAGATATTAAACAGCCTAGGTAGCTCACCGTGATCCACCTACATCTCAGTGCAACATCACGTACATTTTTATCGCGGAGTGATGCTGCAATCTTAATGTATTTCATTATCCGTGGTTCATTGGCATAcctattatcaaaaaaaattgaaggtcAAATACATACATAATGATATATACTTTTGTCACAAAAAAATGGatagacaaaaaaaatctcAGCATCTACATTCACTCAGAAACCCAAAATAAATCTACCTACTTGATAAGTCCTTCCTCCAGTTTGTACAGCTCCTCGACCGTCCATTCAACAGCGAGGCCCGTATCATGCTTGAGCCCTGGCACTGTATCTATAAGAAAAGAATCTGAACAACTTCCATACTGACTAGTTCTTGGACTACTGCTACTAGAGCTATTGGTTGTCATCATTGTTGGATTCCCTGAATACAACATCCCTCCTCCTACTCCACTATTATTTACATCGAAATTCACTCCAAGATGACTGTAGTAATCACTCATCAACATTATCTGAGATGACGAGCTCCCAATTGCCCCTGATTGAAATGATAAAGCTTGCTGATGAAACCCTGTATTAGAATCTGCAGCCATTACTTCACTAAAGCATTTAACTTTATTCAAGTACTTCCAAGAAAACTCACTTAACTCCTGAATCCACCCAGAGCTACTTAACAAAAGGAAAAACCAGCAGCTTCAAAAACCCAAAATTCATTTGGGGTTCATCACTATTCCAGGAGATTAAAAGGGGTTGCAATACACAAAACTATACAGCACCAAGACAATTCAACTAAACTCCTCAATCCACCAAGAGCTACACAACAacagaagagaaaaaagaaaaaaaagctaAACAGCACTACAATCAGAGCTTCAGAAACCCAAACAAGAAAATACCCAAAATCTATCTGGGGTCCATCACTGTTCCAGGAGAGTAAAAAGGGTTGCAATACACAAAATTACACAATACCAAAACAATTCACTTAACTCCTGAATCCACCCAGAGCTACACAACaattagaaaaacaaaaacaaaaaaaacaaccaaaacaTCAAAAAGACTCAAACTTTATCTGGGATTCATTGATTTTTACCCAGTATAGTAAAAGGGGTTTGcaacaaaacacaaaattataCAGTACCAAGACAATACATTTCACCAAGATTCCTTCACCTAGGTGAAAATCCCCTTCAATACTAAAACCCCACTTGGGAATTAGCTTAAATTACATTGCTTCACAAAATTACCCATGAAATCAAACTCAGATATTTGGTGAAAGAATAAAAACCCAACATCATAGAATCAAGAAATAGTACTTCATGTATGTATTAGTGGATGTACAGAGTGAGAGAAATGAcagaaaaaaaggagaaatcttgttgaagtttttttctttatctagTCTTAGCTTTTTCTTTTatgctaataataataataataataataataataataataataataataataataataataataattaaaaaaaattgaagattttggaCCAATGATTTTACGTATATTATAAAGTTGAGACCTAAGATTAGACATTTTATCTATTATCAAGACAGGAAAAAAAATGTCGACATACTTTAGGCCTAatctgaaaagaaaaaaaaatttaaaaaaaaaaactaatttaaaaccaatttggaaaaaaaaaaagattagtaGTTTTTACGattaaaaaatctgaaaaatgaaaaaagaaaaatatatatatatttagtaaataaaataacaataacattcTAGAAAAAAATCGTGTAAGAATTTAGAATTTATCTTCTAAATGATCAGAATATATGAAATAACTTGAAATTCTACGCTTATTCTcgattataaaatatttgatatatataatatttttatttttaatattctatAATGAGAAACTtacacaaatatattataataagaaaatatttaccattagcaataaattttttttcacttgatcatttttaattcatttataatacaagtttaatacaatttattattcacatatgatacaaattttaatgataaataatacatttatcacatattttaatacacttacaatacaatgtgaaaattttttaccaaacaaacatgatacatttcaaaaaaccattataattcatatatattgcatacataattcacttttaacacatattacagatttaacaaacCATTGccataaatggtaataaataaaaagtatcgctaaaatcagtaattattttttaaaatgtattaatttatgtaatttttcctttctataattataagaaaatatcaaatattgtattgaagtatataattatagttatataaataatttatatatatatactaacaaATGATATACATCCTATTAGTATAAAATGATGTTTAGGCCGTGAAGCTTTTATTACTCTATCAATTTGTcttgattaaaaattaaaatgtcttttttatgtaattattatttgtattttttattttttgaatatgtatatatataaaacgaCAAGGTATTAATATGATATAATGagatatttttcaataatttgaaatcataattttctatcatatgaatatatatagGTCGCAAATGAAAAAACtaatatcatcaattcatcataccataaaatatcaaaatcaaactttaaaatttcaaatcatacataattaatttaatatagtaataatagtacgatattttaaaaatcaaaatatcgaatcaaaagtttcaaatatgatacatttttcaataatttgaaattataatttcctattatatgaatatatatataggtcgtaaatgaaaaaactaatatcatcaattcatcatatcataaaatatcaaaatcaaactttaaaatatcaaatcatacagaattaatttaatatagtaataatagtacaatattttaaaaatcaaaatatcgaatcaaaagtttcaaatatgatacatttttcaataatttgaaattataatttcctattatatgaatatatatataggtcgtaaatgaaaaaactaatatcatcaattcatcatatcataaaatatcaaaatcaaactttaaaatNNNNNNNNNNNNNNNNNNNNNNNNNNNNNNNNNNNNNNNNNNNNNNNNNNNNNNNNNNNNNNNNNNNNNNNNNNNNNNNNNNNNNNNNNNNNNNNNNNNNNNNNNNNNNNNNNNNNNNNNNNNNNNNNNNNNNNNNNNNNNNNNNNNNNNNNNNNNNNNNNNNNNNNNNNNNNNNNNNNNNNNNNNNNNNNNNNNNNNNNNNNNNNNNNNNNNNNNNNNNNNNNNNNNNNNNNNNNNNNNNNNNNNNNNNNNNNNNNNNNNNNNNNNNNNNNNNNNNNNNNNNNNNNNNNNNNNNNNNNNNNNNNNNNNNNNNNNNNNNNNNNNNNNNNNNNNNNNNNNNNNNNNNNNNNNNNNNNNNNNNNNNNNNNNNNNNNNNNNNNNNNNNNNNNNNNNNNNNNNNNNNNNNNNNNNNNNNNNNNNNNNNNNNNNNNNNNNNNNNNNNNNNNNNNNNNNATATATATAGGTCGTAAATGAAAAAACtaatatcatcaattcatcataccataaaatatcaaaatcaaactttaaaatttcaaatcatacataattaatttaatatagtaataatagtacgatattttaaaaatcaaaatatcgaatcaaaagtttcaaatatgatatatttttcaataatttgaaaatataattttctattatatgaatatatatatatataggtcgcaaatgaaaaaactaatatcatcaattcatcataccataaaatattaaaatcaaactttaaaatatcaaatcatacataattaatttaatatagtaataatagtacgatattttaaaaatcaaaataccgaatcaaaagtttcaaatatcatatcatgataacTCTTACTGTTTCGTAAAAAAAGTTGGCACCAAAATAttgtgtgtatttttttttttaaaattgtgaatTAACAATCTTCTTATATTAGTATTAAAAATAAGACTAAAATGTTATTGAATAGAATTTTTTATAgattaaaagtgaaaaagaatgttgtttaaaaaaagtattttaattttaaaatgtgataaataacttttatattttctcgaCCTTTCATTGGCATAGAGGGctagtattaattaatttaccaacaaatgctaaatatctaaaatttaaataatgagAAGACAAATCAACgaaataaataatcattttccttaatcaacctccacaaaattaaaggaatTAAAGTGTATATGAAAACAAAAGTGAGAGACAACAATTGTATAAATAAAGGCAAACATGTTGCAGGTAAGAAAAGACAAGAAATGCCCTCTTGttctgaaaaataaaatgaaaataaaaaaaaattgatatatatatttttcgcGCACGTGTGATGTAAAAATTACGTAAATTTGTTAAGTCGATAAAAAAAGTCAAGTTAGTATGCTTGAAATCCTATTAAAGGTGTTCAAAAGGTACAAGACTTAGTCGAGATGTTTAAGAGAAACTCAGTGTCAACTTTCAGATGTCTttatatatgtcatatataaTGATAACTATATCGAGTctgaaataaattgaaataaattatataaaactttGTTTTATCATTAAATCTCGTATCATTGTATTATGAGaatttatatgaataaaaaagTTTTATGTTAATTGATGGTTTACTATGATTCTCCTTCTTTATTCGAACTTGAAATAGTCAGCATAAGgaaatcataatattttttcactttaatcaga includes:
- the LOC107018083 gene encoding uncharacterized protein LOC107018083 isoform X1 encodes the protein MAADSNTGFHQQALSFQSGAIGSSSSQIMLMSDYYSHLGVNFDVNNSGVGGGMLYSGNPTMMTTNSSSSSSPRTSQYGSCSDSFLIDTVPGLKHDTGLAVEWTVEELYKLEEGLIKYANEPRIMKYIKIAASLRDKNVRDVALRCRWITRKRRKPEDYSLGKKVKDRKVCHHDKLAEMSSMSSVSASLMSLAPYSLSMNHHGHGDVLPSGAALLGTRRLLEENNQALNRISANLSTFKLQDNVDLFFQTKNNLTAILNNMKNMPGIMSQMPPLPVFLNEELASSLSPSSAQPMMFGCRSGIQLKQEPAC
- the LOC107018083 gene encoding uncharacterized protein LOC107018083 isoform X2, with amino-acid sequence MAADSNTGFHQQALSFQSGAIGSSSSQIMLMSDYYSHLGVNFDVNNSGVGGGMLYSGNPTMMTTNSSSSSSPRTSQYGSCSDSFLIDTVPGLKHDTGLAVEWTVEELYKLEEGLIKYANEPRIMKYIKIAASLRDKNVRDVALRCRWITRKRRKPEDYSLGKKVKDRKVCHHDKLAEMSSMSSVSASLMSLAPYSLSMNHHGHGDVLPSGALLGTRRLLEENNQALNRISANLSTFKLQDNVDLFFQTKNNLTAILNNMKNMPGIMSQMPPLPVFLNEELASSLSPSSAQPMMFGCRSGIQLKQEPAC
- the LOC107018083 gene encoding uncharacterized protein LOC107018083 isoform X3, coding for MAADSNTGFHQQALSFQSGAIGSSSSQIMLMSDYYSHLGVNFDVNNSGVGGGMLYSGNPTMMTTNSSSSSSPRTSQYGSCSDSFLIDTVPGLKHDTGLAVEWTVEELYKLEEGLIKYANEPRIMKYIKIAASLRDKNVRDVALRCRWITRKRRKPEDYSLGKKVKDRKDKLAEMSSMSSVSASLMSLAPYSLSMNHHGHGDVLPSGAALLGTRRLLEENNQALNRISANLSTFKLQDNVDLFFQTKNNLTAILNNMKNMPGIMSQMPPLPVFLNEELASSLSPSSAQPMMFGCRSGIQLKQEPAC
- the LOC107018083 gene encoding uncharacterized protein LOC107018083 isoform X4, which codes for MAADSNTGFHQQALSFQSGAIGSSSSQIMLMSDYYSHLGVNFDVNNSGVGGGMLYSGNPTMMTTNSSSSSSPRTSQYGSCSDSFLIDTVPGLKHDTGLAVEWTVEELYKLEEGLIKYANEPRIMKYIKIAASLRDKNVRDVALRCRWITRKRRKPEDYSLGKKVKDRKDKLAEMSSMSSVSASLMSLAPYSLSMNHHGHGDVLPSGALLGTRRLLEENNQALNRISANLSTFKLQDNVDLFFQTKNNLTAILNNMKNMPGIMSQMPPLPVFLNEELASSLSPSSAQPMMFGCRSGIQLKQEPAC